The window CCATGGCCGCCGACGCCTCGCTCATCTTGGCGTTGGTGCCGGCGAACTCGGTGACGTGCTCCTCGCCCCAGCCGAAGTTGTGGGTGTAGCGGGCGCGCTGCGCGAACTCGTCGTCGTTGGTGACGATCGCGCCGCCCTCGAACGTCGTGACGACCTTGGCCGCGTGGAAGCTGAACATCTCGGCCTTGCCGAAGCCGCCGAGCGGCTGGGCGCCGTAGGTGCAGCCGATGCCGTGCGCGGCGTCGAAGAAGAGGGTCAGGCCGTGCGCCTCGGCGATCTTCTCCAGCTCCTGGACGGCGGCCGGCTGGCCCCACAGGTGCACGCCGACCAGCCCGGTGGTGCGCTCGGTGATCAGCCGCTCGACCTGCTCGGGGTCGATGCAGCCGGTGGCCGGGTCGAGGTCGCAGAAGACCGGCGTCAGGCCGAGGTAGCGCATCGCGTGCGCGGTCGCGACGTAGGTCATGGACGGCATGATGACCTCGCCGCCGAGCCCGGCCGCCCGGGCCATCACCTCGAGCGCGATCGTCCCGTTGCAGGTGGCGACGCAGTGCTTCGCGCCGGTGTGGTCGGCGATCCGCGCCTCGAACTCCTTGACCAGCGGGCCGCCGCTGGTGAGGCGTCCGCTGTCGAGGGCCACTTCGAGCCGCTCGTAGAACTTCGCCCGGTCCCCGGTGCTCGGCTTTCCCACCACGAGGGTCTTCTCGAAGGCCATCGGGCCGCCGAACCGGGCCAGGTCGTCAACGCTCGTCTTCATGAAGGTCCTTCCCCAGGGGTCGCGGACTGCCCTTCCCGCGATGACGTGCATTTCGGTGCTTTACAACAGGTGTTGAGATCCCCCTCGTGCGGTCGTCTGCAGGATAAGGACGCCGCGAGCGAGTGACGGATCTTGCCGGGAAACTCTGTGGAACCCCCTAGTCGTCCCGACGTGGAAACGTTCCAACCGGTTTTGGGGGGAAACCGCCAGAAGTTGCGTGGTAGCCGGTGTACCCGCGGTCGTGGCGGCCCGACGATGCGGTGGTGAGCAGGCACATCGCGGTCTTCAGCTTCCCCGCGTACGCGCACGTCGCGCCGGTCCTCCCGATCGTCGCCGAGCTGGTGCGCCGCGGCCACCGGGTCACCTTCGCCGTGGTCGACGAGTTCGCCGCGAAGGTGGCGGCGACCGGCGCCGAAGTACTGCCGTACACCTCGACCTTCCCGTGGGCGACCGGACTGGGCGACACCGCCTCGGAGGGGTACGCGTTGCGGGCCATGCTGGCGTTCATGGGCGAAGGTCTTGCGCCGCTGGACGTCGCCATGCGGCGGTTCGCCGACGATCCGCCGGACCTGGTCGTGCACGACCTGGCGGCGTCCGAGACGGCGCGGCTGATCGCGCGGAAGTGGTCGGTGCCCACGGTGCAGTCGTGCCCGGAGTTCGCCTCCAACGAGCACTTCCGCCTGAACGAGGCGCAGGCCGAGTCGGACTCCGCCGAGCCGCCGGACCTCACCGACCCCGAGCTGGCCGCGTTCGTGGCGCACGCCCACCGGCTGCTGGCCGCGCACGGTCTGTCCGATGTGGACACCAGCGCCGGCGATCCCGGCTACCACCTCGTCTACCTGCCGAAGGCGTTCCAGATCCGCGGCGAGACCTTCGGCGACCGCTTCGCGTTCGTCGGGCCGTGCTTCGACCGGACGGTGCCGCCGGGGGAGTGGACGCCGCCCGCGGACGGGCTGCCGGTCGTGCTGATTTCGCTGGGCACTTCGCGCAGCCGCGAGCAGGTGGGCTTCTTCCGCAAGTGCGTGCGCGCGTTCACCGGGCAGCCGTGGCACGTCGTGCTGACGCTCGGGCGGTGGGTCGACCCGGCCGAGCTGGGACCGCTGCCGGAGAACATCGAGGCGCACCCGTTCGTCGCGCACGCGGCGCTGCTGCCGCACACCCGGGTGTTCGTCACCCACGGCGGGCTCGGCAGCACCATGGAAGCCCTGCACTACGGGGTGCCGATGGTGATGACGCCGTCCCAGAGCGACCAGGTGGTGACCGCGGCCCGGGTCGCCGACCTCGGGCTGGGCCACGTCGTCTCGCGGACCGAGGTCACCGAGGAAGAGCTGCTCGACGCCGTCACGCGGACCGCGTCCGATCCGGTGGTGACCCAGCGGGTGCGGTGGATGAGCGAGCAGGTCGCGCTGGCCGGCGGGGAGACCCGCGCGGCCGACGCCGTCGAGTCGTGGCTGCGAGCGAAAGTGGAGGCGAAGTGAAGCTGGCGGAGGTCTACCTCGGCGCGATCGGCACGTACGTGCCCGCGACCACCGGCGTCGAGGCGGCGATCGAGCAGGGGTGGCTGACCGCCGAGGACGCCGAGACGTCCGGCCTGACCGGCGCGGCCTGCGCCGGCGAGACCCCGGCGCCGGACATGGCGCTGTGGGCCGGGCAGGAGGCCGTGGCACGGGCGGGCGTCGACCCGGAGTCGCTGGACGTCCTGCTCTACGCCGACAACTACCACTCGGGCCCGGACGGCTGGTTCCCCCAGTTCTGGCTGCAGCGGCACCTGGTCGGCGGTGACCTGCTGGCGGCGCAGCTGCGCCAGGGCTGCAACGGCATGTTCGGCGCGCTGGAGCTGGCGGCGACGTACCTGATCGCCCGCGGCGGCGGGACGGCGATGACGGTCGCGTCGGACAACTCGACGTCCCCGCTGGTCAACCGCTGGCGCTGCCTGCGCCCGGACTTCGTCATCGGCGACGGCGCGACGGCGGTGGTGCTGAACACGACGGCCGGCTTCGCGCGGCTGAAGTCGGCGAGCTCGATCACCGTGCCCGAGCTGGAAGGCATGCACCGCGGCGACGAGCCGATGTTCCCGCCGGGCGCGACGATCGGCCGGTTCATGGACTTCGCCGAGCGCATCGACTTCTTCGGCTTCGAGCACCGCGACACGATGCTCCACAGTGGACTGAACCTGCTGAAGACGCGGTCGGAGCTGATCGACCGCGTG of the Amycolatopsis sp. NBC_01488 genome contains:
- a CDS encoding aminotransferase class I/II-fold pyridoxal phosphate-dependent enzyme, which translates into the protein MKTSVDDLARFGGPMAFEKTLVVGKPSTGDRAKFYERLEVALDSGRLTSGGPLVKEFEARIADHTGAKHCVATCNGTIALEVMARAAGLGGEVIMPSMTYVATAHAMRYLGLTPVFCDLDPATGCIDPEQVERLITERTTGLVGVHLWGQPAAVQELEKIAEAHGLTLFFDAAHGIGCTYGAQPLGGFGKAEMFSFHAAKVVTTFEGGAIVTNDDEFAQRARYTHNFGWGEEHVTEFAGTNAKMSEASAAMGLTSLDALPATIAANRAHYEQYAAELDGLPGLEMHRYDEENRNSYQYNVVKVDEQECGLSRDTILDLLRADNVLAQRYFSPCVHECEPYRTERPVSLPATDAFSRRVLTLPTGPSVTSEQVREVSALVAFAIEHAPEIRRRLG
- a CDS encoding macrolide family glycosyltransferase, whose protein sequence is MSRHIAVFSFPAYAHVAPVLPIVAELVRRGHRVTFAVVDEFAAKVAATGAEVLPYTSTFPWATGLGDTASEGYALRAMLAFMGEGLAPLDVAMRRFADDPPDLVVHDLAASETARLIARKWSVPTVQSCPEFASNEHFRLNEAQAESDSAEPPDLTDPELAAFVAHAHRLLAAHGLSDVDTSAGDPGYHLVYLPKAFQIRGETFGDRFAFVGPCFDRTVPPGEWTPPADGLPVVLISLGTSRSREQVGFFRKCVRAFTGQPWHVVLTLGRWVDPAELGPLPENIEAHPFVAHAALLPHTRVFVTHGGLGSTMEALHYGVPMVMTPSQSDQVVTAARVADLGLGHVVSRTEVTEEELLDAVTRTASDPVVTQRVRWMSEQVALAGGETRAADAVESWLRAKVEAK
- a CDS encoding ketoacyl-ACP synthase III family protein, producing the protein MKLAEVYLGAIGTYVPATTGVEAAIEQGWLTAEDAETSGLTGAACAGETPAPDMALWAGQEAVARAGVDPESLDVLLYADNYHSGPDGWFPQFWLQRHLVGGDLLAAQLRQGCNGMFGALELAATYLIARGGGTAMTVASDNSTSPLVNRWRCLRPDFVIGDGATAVVLNTTAGFARLKSASSITVPELEGMHRGDEPMFPPGATIGRFMDFAERIDFFGFEHRDTMLHSGLNLLKTRSELIDRVLAEAGIGIDAVSRIAYNHGSRTYVEDGLLAMLGIPLEKSNWDFGRGLGHLGASDQVAALANMLGTGQLAPGDHVLMVGIAPGVSVAGAVVEILDVPAWAAPVVPRSS